One region of Monomorium pharaonis isolate MP-MQ-018 chromosome 11, ASM1337386v2, whole genome shotgun sequence genomic DNA includes:
- the LOC105839545 gene encoding alkylated DNA repair protein alkB homolog 8 isoform X1 yields the protein MSPNDVTDVTIEERNDKKSIRKQKRAHHRLLRDMNIKCMEHPTQHLMICNGGLVTGIKRETLQSMLDMLISKYTLIMPAGKSYCFVSCNSKEDATCVYNYIHGRIKLPGQNGPLYVCHIETVSTTDYVESDSTFPPGLTLIENFITEEQEQTLLGTLNWDECESVSSQLKHRQVKHYGYEFEYGTNMVDPDRPILPIPHDYKFLQTLFDKHGHKYTYDQLTINKYLSGQGIPSHIDTHSVFEDTILSLSLGSACVMNFKKDDRKIDVLLPARSLLIMTGEARYAWTHGICPRHSDIIKTKNGSTTRERDTRVSFTFRKVRRGECRCNFRDYCDTVKRNTFIDASAASGLENSYVHKVYDEISNHFSETRHKRWPNVTKFLESLEEGTLLLDVGCGNGKYLYGNQNVYKMGCDHSSGLMDICHKRGFEVLQCDCLYLPYRDDSVDAAISIAVIHHLSTWERRQRAISEMIRVLRPNGKCLIYVWAMEQRKNSTDSLYLKYGKKNSQKEVEKIDRSGINHERISECHLTLPIHENRTNFAHSDMLVPWKKKSGECFLRYYHVFREGELTKLCTEIPAAVIKEVYYDQGNWCVFLKKCTEIIE from the exons ATGTCTCCAAATGACGTGACAGATGTCACGATCGAAGAGAGGAACGATAAAAAAAGCATCCGCAAACAGAAACGTGCTCATCACAGGCTACTTAGAGAcatgaatattaaatgtatggAGCATCCTACGCAG CATCTGATGATATGCAATGGTGGCTTAGTTACTGGTATCAAGAGGGAGACATTGCAATCCATGCTGGATATGCTGATTTCCAAGTATACTTTAATAATGCCGGCAGGCAAGTCTTATTGTTTTGTGTCATGCAACTCAAAGGAGGATGCAACATGCGTATACAATTACATTCATGGACGGATTAAGCTTCCAGGCCAGAACGGCCCATTATATGTATGCCACATTGAAACAG TTTCTACCACAGATTACGTTGAATCTGATTCCACGTTTCCCCCTGGTCTTAcgttaatagaaaatttcatAACGGAGGAGCAAGAACAAACTTTGCTGGGAACGCTCAATTGGGATGAATGTG aatctgTCTCATCGCAGTTGAAACACAGACAAGTAAAACATTATGGATACGAGTTTGAATATGGCACAAACATGGTAGATCCTGACAGACCTATTCTACCGATTCCTCATGATTATAAGTTTCTGCAGACACTGTTTGACAAGCATGGTCACAAATACACTTATGATCAATTGACCATCAACAAGTATTTATCTGGACAAG GTATACCATCGCACATCGACACGCATAGTGTCTTCGAGGATACAATATTATCTCTGTCACTGGGATCTGCGTGCGTCATGAACTTTAAGAAGGACGATCGAAAGATTGATGTCCTCCTGCCAGCCAGATCCTTATTGATCATGACGGGAGAAGCGAGGTACGCGTGGACGCACGGCATCTGTCCTCGTCACAGTGATATAATCAAGACGAAAAACGGGTCTACGACGCGGGAACGTGATACTAGAGTGTCCTTCACTTTCAGAAAAGTGCGCCGAGGCGAATGCCGCTGCAACTTCAGAGATTACTGTGATACTGTAAAacgtaatacttttattgacGCTAGTGCGGCGTCGGGATTGGAAAATTCATATGTACATAAG GTTTACGATGAAATATCTAATCACTTTAGTGAAACACGACATAAACGATGGCCCAATGTAACCAAATTCCTCGAAAGTTTGGAAGAGGGTACATTGCTGTTGGATGTGGGTTGTGGGAATGGCAAATACCTTTATGGAAATCAGAATGTATATAAG ATGGGATGCGATCATAGTTCCGGATTGATGGACATATGTCACAAACGTGGCTTTGAGGTTCTTCAGTGCGATTGCCTGTACTTGCCGTACAGAGACGATTCCGTGGACGCGGCAATCAGTATTGCGGTTATTCATCATCTATCTACCTGGGAGCGAAGGCAACGCGCCATTTCCGAGATGATTCGAGTGCTGAGACCAAATGGCAAGTGCTTGATCTACGTATGGGCGATGGAGCAGCGTAAGAATTCCACGGATTCGCTCTATTTGAAGTATGGCAAGAAGAACAGTCAAAAGGAAGTCGAGAAGATCGACCGAAGTGGAATCAATCACGAGAGGATCTCCGAATGTCATTTAACGTTACCGATTCATGAAAACAGAACGAACTTTGCTCATAGTGACATGCTGGTTCCTTGGAAGAAAAAGAGCGGCGAATGCTTTCTGAGATATTATCACGTATTTCGAGAAGGTGAGCTCACGAAACTGTGCACGGAAATACCTGCGGCCGTGATCAAGGAGGTATACTATGATCAGGGCAATTGGTGCGTGTTTTTGAAGAAATGTACAGagattatagaataa
- the LOC105839546 gene encoding exosome complex component rrp45 isoform X1, with the protein MFCNLYRMKEITLTNCERNFINKCIEEETRLDGRKLLEPRSVKIYFGSSWGCCMVSLGHTRVVTQVSCDIQQPKTSRPNEGTIRINVELTPLAAQHFEGGRQSEAAILISRQLEKCFKDSKCIDLESLCIVADKKVWNLRIDVNIINHDGNLVDCASIAMLAALMHFHRPDVTSTGEEIIIHPASEKDFLPLTLFHYPICVSFITFQSGNTIMDPTYSEERVGVAELTLGINSYRELCSLHFDYLTKTMTVKDVISTVSNHAANYATELVQQIKDAVVKDVQSRYKKDDSSISRFKDSIQVNKLTTTIGEHLSIKLRKWDKMAVVEDDFMEVDENKSRIIKYEDGSAELVPIFDDSVNKEENVTAYDSDWDEILVKSPSPERKKIDVIDLDSD; encoded by the exons atgttttgtaatttatat agGATGAAGGAGATAACTCTTACAAACTGCGaacgaaattttataaacaaatgtatAGAAGAGGAAACG AGATTAGACGGCCGAAAATTGTTAGAGCCACGTTCGGTAAAGATCTATTTTGGCTCTAGTTGGGGTTGTTGTATGGTGTCTCTTGGTCATACAAg AGTAGTAACGCAAGTGTCATGCGATATACAACAGCCAAAAACGTCCCGACCCAATGAGGGCACTATACGCATAAACGTCGAGCTTACTCCATTAGCAGCGCAACATTTTGAAGGTGGTAGACAGTCTGAAGCAGCTATACTGATCAGTAGGCAGctggaaaaatgttttaaagattCAAAGTGCATAGACTTGGAATCTCTCTGTATTGTAGCAGATAAGAAG GTATGGAATTTGAGAATTGACGTTAATATCATAAATCATGATGGCAATCTGGTAGATTGCGCTTCCATTGCAATGCTTGCTGCTCTTATGCACTTCCATAGGCCAGACGTCACTTCTACGGGCGAGGAAATAATCATACATCCGGCTTCTGAGAAAGATTTTCTGCCATTAACATTATTCCACTATCCAATCTGTGTATCTTTCATAACTTTCCAGAG TGGCAACACTATAATGGATCCAACATATTCAGAAGAAAGAGTTGGTGTTGCTGAACTTACTCTTGGTATAAACTCCTATAGAGAACTCTGTAGTTTGCACTTTGATTATTTAACGAAAACTATGACTGTCAAGGATGTCATATCCACTGTTTCTAATCATGCAGCGAATTACGCAACGGAATTGGTGCAGCAAATCAAAGACGCGGTAGTCAAGGACGTGCAGTCACG GTACAAAAAAGATGATAGCAGCATATCTAGATTTAAAGATAGTATTCAAGTTAATAAATTGACAACAACAATCGGCGAACACCTTAGTATTAAATTACGTAAATGGGACAAAATGGCTGTAGTCGAAG atgATTTTATGGAAGTAGATGAGAATAAGAGTCGTATCATAAAATACGAAGATGGATCTGCTGAATTAGTACCAATTTTCgat GATTCGGTTAACAAAGAGGAAAATGTTACTGCATACGATTCAGATTGGGACGAAATTCTCGTCAAATCTCCATCTccggaaaggaaaaaaatagatgtgATAGACTTAGATAGTGAttag
- the LOC105839546 gene encoding exosome complex component rrp45 isoform X2, with protein sequence MKEITLTNCERNFINKCIEEETRLDGRKLLEPRSVKIYFGSSWGCCMVSLGHTRVVTQVSCDIQQPKTSRPNEGTIRINVELTPLAAQHFEGGRQSEAAILISRQLEKCFKDSKCIDLESLCIVADKKVWNLRIDVNIINHDGNLVDCASIAMLAALMHFHRPDVTSTGEEIIIHPASEKDFLPLTLFHYPICVSFITFQSGNTIMDPTYSEERVGVAELTLGINSYRELCSLHFDYLTKTMTVKDVISTVSNHAANYATELVQQIKDAVVKDVQSRYKKDDSSISRFKDSIQVNKLTTTIGEHLSIKLRKWDKMAVVEDDFMEVDENKSRIIKYEDGSAELVPIFDDSVNKEENVTAYDSDWDEILVKSPSPERKKIDVIDLDSD encoded by the exons ATGAAGGAGATAACTCTTACAAACTGCGaacgaaattttataaacaaatgtatAGAAGAGGAAACG AGATTAGACGGCCGAAAATTGTTAGAGCCACGTTCGGTAAAGATCTATTTTGGCTCTAGTTGGGGTTGTTGTATGGTGTCTCTTGGTCATACAAg AGTAGTAACGCAAGTGTCATGCGATATACAACAGCCAAAAACGTCCCGACCCAATGAGGGCACTATACGCATAAACGTCGAGCTTACTCCATTAGCAGCGCAACATTTTGAAGGTGGTAGACAGTCTGAAGCAGCTATACTGATCAGTAGGCAGctggaaaaatgttttaaagattCAAAGTGCATAGACTTGGAATCTCTCTGTATTGTAGCAGATAAGAAG GTATGGAATTTGAGAATTGACGTTAATATCATAAATCATGATGGCAATCTGGTAGATTGCGCTTCCATTGCAATGCTTGCTGCTCTTATGCACTTCCATAGGCCAGACGTCACTTCTACGGGCGAGGAAATAATCATACATCCGGCTTCTGAGAAAGATTTTCTGCCATTAACATTATTCCACTATCCAATCTGTGTATCTTTCATAACTTTCCAGAG TGGCAACACTATAATGGATCCAACATATTCAGAAGAAAGAGTTGGTGTTGCTGAACTTACTCTTGGTATAAACTCCTATAGAGAACTCTGTAGTTTGCACTTTGATTATTTAACGAAAACTATGACTGTCAAGGATGTCATATCCACTGTTTCTAATCATGCAGCGAATTACGCAACGGAATTGGTGCAGCAAATCAAAGACGCGGTAGTCAAGGACGTGCAGTCACG GTACAAAAAAGATGATAGCAGCATATCTAGATTTAAAGATAGTATTCAAGTTAATAAATTGACAACAACAATCGGCGAACACCTTAGTATTAAATTACGTAAATGGGACAAAATGGCTGTAGTCGAAG atgATTTTATGGAAGTAGATGAGAATAAGAGTCGTATCATAAAATACGAAGATGGATCTGCTGAATTAGTACCAATTTTCgat GATTCGGTTAACAAAGAGGAAAATGTTACTGCATACGATTCAGATTGGGACGAAATTCTCGTCAAATCTCCATCTccggaaaggaaaaaaatagatgtgATAGACTTAGATAGTGAttag
- the LOC105839547 gene encoding kelch domain-containing protein 10 homolog: MFKPFVFTRHKANGPEQPKARSGHRIACDHRNLYSYGGFNPCVADTDPDMRDDQTWVASKPLFKELWRFNLVSERWKRLPGQENMPNELASNAVILRGNALMVYGGTGVPFGESCSNQLYVCNVDDGTMKIVPATGELPEPQYGQALVCHGSYLYTVGGTTGYEYTCDIHRFDLKRGIWEEVYICSGRDESEPHGRYRHELAFDGKMIYVLGGGTSSESFGFSEIPAFDLKNNSWRTLTTQGDTEEAMVPAPRRCHGSVQYTDEKTGVTSVVISGGYNGDWVFSDVWRLNLGTLQWTCLRQCILPCPVYFHSAALTPQGRMYIFGGIIKVNNKVQRTNAVHSAWLVIPKLSEICWQVLNYYYPSLKNSSPDELIHMGIPLKFVRRLDFYDR; this comes from the exons ATGTTCAAGCCGTTCGTGTTCACCCGGCACAAGGCGAACGGGCCGGAGCAGCCAAAGGCGCGCAGCGGTCATCGGATCGCGTGCGACCATCGGAACCTCTACTCGTACGGCGGTTTCAATCCGTGCGTGGCCGACACTGACCCGGACATGCGCGACGATCAGACATGGGTTGCCAGCAAGCCGCTGTTCAAGGAGCTGTGGCGTTTCAACCTGGTCAGTGAGCGCTGGAAGCGGCTGCCCGGCCAGGAGAATATGCCGAACGAGTTGGCATCGAACGCGGTGATACTGCGCGGTAATGCGCTTATGGTGTACGGTGGCACCGGCGTGCCCTTTGGAGAGAGCTGCAGCAATCAGCTCTATGTCTGCAACGTGGACGACGGCACAATGAAGATTGTGCCGGCTACAGGCGAGCTGCCTGAACCCCAGTATGGACAG GCACTGGTATGCCATGGTTCCTATCTCTATACAGTCGGTGGCACTACTGGTTATGAATATACCTGTGACATTCATCGATTTGACCTGAAAAGAGGCATTTGGGAGGAGGTGTACATTTGCTCAGGCCGGGATGAGTCGGAACCACATGGAAGATATAGGCATGAACTTGCTTTTGATGGCAAGATGATCTACGTCCTGGGTGGTGGCACCTCATCGGAATCCTTTGGCTTCTCG gaAATACCAGCATTTGATTTGAAGAACAACAGTTGGAGGACTTTGACCACGCAAGGCGATACTGAAGAGGCTATGGTACCAGCACCACGACGTTGCCACGGTTCTGTTCAGTATACGGACGAGAAAACGGGAGTCACCTCGGTCGTCATTTCTGGCGGTTACAATGGCGACTGGGTGTTCTCTGATGTTTGGCGACTTAATCTCGGTACGCTACAGTGGACGTGCCTGAGACAGTGCATTCTACCATGTCCAGTGTACTTCCACTCAGCTGCGCTGACTCCACAGGGTCGCATGTACATATTCGGCGGTATAATTAAAGTGAACAACAAG GTGCAGAGAACAAACGCGGTTCATTCCGCTTGGCTGGTAATTCCTAAATTGTCCGAAATCTGCTGGCAAGtgttaaactattattatccAAGCTTGAAGAACAGTTCACCAGATGAGTTGATTCACATGGGGATACCATTAAAATTCGTACGGAGACTTGATTTCTACGACAGATGA
- the LOC105839545 gene encoding alkylated DNA repair protein alkB homolog 8 isoform X2, translating into MSPNDVTDVTIEERNDKKSIRKQKRAHHRLLRDMNIKCMEHPTQHLMICNGGLVTGIKRETLQSMLDMLISKYTLIMPAGKSYCFVSCNSKEDATCVYNYIHGRIKLPGQNGPLYVCHIETVSTTDYVESDSTFPPGLTLIENFITEEQEQTLLGTLNWDECESVSSQLKHRQVKHYGYEFEYGTNMVDPDRPILPIPHDYKFLQTLFDKHGHKYTYDQLTINKYLSGQGIPSHIDTHSVFEDTILSLSLGSACVMNFKKDDRKIDVLLPARSLLIMTGEARKVRRGECRCNFRDYCDTVKRNTFIDASAASGLENSYVHKVYDEISNHFSETRHKRWPNVTKFLESLEEGTLLLDVGCGNGKYLYGNQNVYKMGCDHSSGLMDICHKRGFEVLQCDCLYLPYRDDSVDAAISIAVIHHLSTWERRQRAISEMIRVLRPNGKCLIYVWAMEQRKNSTDSLYLKYGKKNSQKEVEKIDRSGINHERISECHLTLPIHENRTNFAHSDMLVPWKKKSGECFLRYYHVFREGELTKLCTEIPAAVIKEVYYDQGNWCVFLKKCTEIIE; encoded by the exons ATGTCTCCAAATGACGTGACAGATGTCACGATCGAAGAGAGGAACGATAAAAAAAGCATCCGCAAACAGAAACGTGCTCATCACAGGCTACTTAGAGAcatgaatattaaatgtatggAGCATCCTACGCAG CATCTGATGATATGCAATGGTGGCTTAGTTACTGGTATCAAGAGGGAGACATTGCAATCCATGCTGGATATGCTGATTTCCAAGTATACTTTAATAATGCCGGCAGGCAAGTCTTATTGTTTTGTGTCATGCAACTCAAAGGAGGATGCAACATGCGTATACAATTACATTCATGGACGGATTAAGCTTCCAGGCCAGAACGGCCCATTATATGTATGCCACATTGAAACAG TTTCTACCACAGATTACGTTGAATCTGATTCCACGTTTCCCCCTGGTCTTAcgttaatagaaaatttcatAACGGAGGAGCAAGAACAAACTTTGCTGGGAACGCTCAATTGGGATGAATGTG aatctgTCTCATCGCAGTTGAAACACAGACAAGTAAAACATTATGGATACGAGTTTGAATATGGCACAAACATGGTAGATCCTGACAGACCTATTCTACCGATTCCTCATGATTATAAGTTTCTGCAGACACTGTTTGACAAGCATGGTCACAAATACACTTATGATCAATTGACCATCAACAAGTATTTATCTGGACAAG GTATACCATCGCACATCGACACGCATAGTGTCTTCGAGGATACAATATTATCTCTGTCACTGGGATCTGCGTGCGTCATGAACTTTAAGAAGGACGATCGAAAGATTGATGTCCTCCTGCCAGCCAGATCCTTATTGATCATGACGGGAGAAGCGAG AAAAGTGCGCCGAGGCGAATGCCGCTGCAACTTCAGAGATTACTGTGATACTGTAAAacgtaatacttttattgacGCTAGTGCGGCGTCGGGATTGGAAAATTCATATGTACATAAG GTTTACGATGAAATATCTAATCACTTTAGTGAAACACGACATAAACGATGGCCCAATGTAACCAAATTCCTCGAAAGTTTGGAAGAGGGTACATTGCTGTTGGATGTGGGTTGTGGGAATGGCAAATACCTTTATGGAAATCAGAATGTATATAAG ATGGGATGCGATCATAGTTCCGGATTGATGGACATATGTCACAAACGTGGCTTTGAGGTTCTTCAGTGCGATTGCCTGTACTTGCCGTACAGAGACGATTCCGTGGACGCGGCAATCAGTATTGCGGTTATTCATCATCTATCTACCTGGGAGCGAAGGCAACGCGCCATTTCCGAGATGATTCGAGTGCTGAGACCAAATGGCAAGTGCTTGATCTACGTATGGGCGATGGAGCAGCGTAAGAATTCCACGGATTCGCTCTATTTGAAGTATGGCAAGAAGAACAGTCAAAAGGAAGTCGAGAAGATCGACCGAAGTGGAATCAATCACGAGAGGATCTCCGAATGTCATTTAACGTTACCGATTCATGAAAACAGAACGAACTTTGCTCATAGTGACATGCTGGTTCCTTGGAAGAAAAAGAGCGGCGAATGCTTTCTGAGATATTATCACGTATTTCGAGAAGGTGAGCTCACGAAACTGTGCACGGAAATACCTGCGGCCGTGATCAAGGAGGTATACTATGATCAGGGCAATTGGTGCGTGTTTTTGAAGAAATGTACAGagattatagaataa